Proteins encoded in a region of the Vicia villosa cultivar HV-30 ecotype Madison, WI linkage group LG5, Vvil1.0, whole genome shotgun sequence genome:
- the LOC131606868 gene encoding SPX domain-containing protein 2-like: MKFGKSLNNQIEKTVPQWRDKFLSYKLLKKKLKLVPIIADERPTKRARIDDREMSNEETDFRNSLENELHKFNSFFVEKEEECIIRFKELQDCVAKGKGSNEQMMQIHKDIVDFHGEMVLLENYSALNYTGLVKILKKYDKRTGALIRLPFIQKVLQEPFFTTDLLYKLIKECETMLDGLFPFGESAERGDVCSNSTSLTNLDHFMPEEIAEMQSLYLKSTISALNVLQEIRSGSSTVSMFSLPPLEQTLNNISVLEQTAK; the protein is encoded by the exons ATGAAATTCGGAAAGAGTCTCAACAACCAGATCGAGAAAACCGTTCCTCAATGGCGTGACAAGTTTCTCTCTTACAAGCTACTCAAGAAGAAATTGAAGCTCGTTCCAATAATAGCCGATGAACGCCCTACCAAAAGAGCTAGGATCGACGATAGGGAAATGTCAAATGAAGAAACTGATTTCAGAAACTCCCTTGAAAATgaactccacaaattcaatagtTTCTTTGTTGAGAAAGAGGAAGAGTGCATTATAAGATTCAAG GAGTTACAAGATTGTGTGGCGAAAGGAAAGGGTTCGAATGAACAAATGATGCAGATTCACAAGGATATTGTAGATTTTCATGGAGAAATGGTTTTACTTGAAAATTACAGTGCCCTTAATTACACAG GACTAGTGAAAATACTAAAGAAGTATGACAAGAGAACGGGAGCTCTGATTCGGTTGCCATTCATTCAGAAGGTTTTGCAAGAACCATTCTTTACCACTGATCTGCTCTACAAGCTTATAAAAGAATGTGAAACAATGTTGGATGGCCTTTTCCCCTTCGGCGAATCAGCAGAAAGGGGTGATGTTTGTTCTAATTCGACGAGTTTGACGAACTTGGATCATTTTATGCCAGAGGAGATAGCTGAAATGCAGAGCCTCTATTTGAAGAGTACAATATCTGCTTTGAATGTTTTGCAGGAAATCAGAAGTGGTAGCTCCACAGTTAGCATGTTTTCTTTGCCACCGTTGGAACAAACTTTGAACAACATTTCTGTTTTGGAACAAACAGCCAAGTAA